The nucleotide sequence GGCGTCGGCGGCTGGCTGCTGCTGCGCCGGATCAAGCGCGGCGGCGGAGCGCATGTCATGCACTTCGCCCTGTACTGGTTCCTGCCGGACTTCGCGCTGCGCCTGAAGGCCACGCCGCCGAGCCATGTCCGCCGCTACCTGGGCTGAGAGGCCGACGGAGCATGCGACGGGAGGTTCGGGAAGCCGAGCGCCGGAAGGCGCGCGACACGCGCCTCGCGCTGGCGGTGCTGCTGGGGCTGTCGCTTCTCGCGAACCTCGCGCTCTCGGTCGGGATGGCCGGGCGCGAGGCCGTTACCATGCTGGTGCCGGCGGTGTCCGGCCCGGTGTGGGAGGTCGGCGGAAGCTGGGCGGGCCAGAGGTACCTGGAGGACGCGGCGCGCACCGCGGCGGTGACGCTGCTGACGCTGACGCCGGAGAACGCCGGCCACGTGCGCGAGGCGGCCGCCCGAATGAGCGCGGCGGAAGCCCGCGGCGCCATCGGCGCCTG is from Gammaproteobacteria bacterium and encodes:
- the traL gene encoding type IV conjugative transfer system protein TraL — protein: MNDTARHTIPRRLDDPERWLFWTVDEAAVLLGPALLGLAANAFVTGLVAGVGGWLLLRRIKRGGGAHVMHFALYWFLPDFALRLKATPPSHVRRYLG